GTACACACGAACCGGCGTCACGTCCTGGACCGTCGCCCAAATCGACCTCACCATATACTTCAGGTGATGGACCGTCCCCTGGCGATAGAGCATAAGCCCCTTCTGGACAAGGCGCGCGTCTTCATCGACTTCCGGCTTAAGCATCGTATTCAGTTTTGCGGCAGCTTCTTTAAAAATCGGTGCCTGGTTATCAGGTATGACAGCCACAGCAATTCCCCCGTTCCCACAGCATCATTCTTTCACTTTTTGCAAAATCATGTCATATTTCGACAAGCCTGTTGAACAGGCAATGCTAAAATCGTGTCATAAGTAACTTTTATTAAAACCGGAAAAAACATATTCTTCTATTATACCCAAAAATGAGCCATTAGAGGAGGGGGATGTGTGTTTTAAAAAAATGTGAAACAAAAAGACGGAAATCATCGTCGAACGAATGACAGAAACTTAGATATTATTTTAATAATATAAATTTTTCATTTAAAATAGAGATGACAAAGACTTAACCTGGGGGACACACGATGAATAACCGAATAGAAGTGCTGCGTGGCTTGTTCAATTACAATTATTATACATATAAATTAAGGGATTCCGAGCATGTACCAGGCGTGTGGAAAAACACAGCCCTGCTCATCCTGCTAAGCGGCCTGATTTTCGGAATCAGCGCCTATTTCGGGATCGGCTCGGAATATCTATCAAAAAAACTGACATCCATCTCCCGGGAAGAATATGAAATGCAAAAGCTGCTGTTCATGGCTGGCCAGACCGTGCTCGGGCTGGTTTTTGGCGCAGTCATGATATTCCTGCCGTCATTGTTCTTCTGGACACTGTCAGATGTGGAGCTAAAGAAATTCCTTGCAGTCCAGTTATTTGTCCTGCCGATTTTCCTCCTGGAAAAATTAATCGAGATCCCGTTCGCGCTTTCACTGGGCCTGACACAGGTGTCGTCGCCGTTCGCGCTCGGGACAATCGGGCAGTACATAACGGATAATAACTTCATCATTTACTTCCTGTCATCCATATCAATTTTTAAAGGATGGGCTATTTTCATAGAATACAAGTATTTGAAAATGTTGACTGGCAAAAATCCGAAAATCGTCATGCTGCTAGTCATTGGGTTGTACCTGATTTTCTGGCTATTCTCGGCACTGATTTCATTCGTCCAATTTGAGAAGATTTTATAAGGGAGGTGCACCAGATGAAAAAGAAAACCGCAATCCTGGCATCTGCAGGAATCATTTTCGTATCAGCTAACCTATTTTTGGCATTGAAGGATGACAGCAAAGCGGTGCGCTCCTCCTACATCAACAAATGGACTGCCGTCGGGAAGGACAACCTGACGGAAACGCTCCATGCAGCAGGTGTCGTCATACCCGAGGACGAGCATCAGGTTTACTATAATGATGACGATGGGGAGTTCAAGGGTTTCCTTGTAAAAGAAGGCGATAAAGTCGACAATGGTACTCCGCTGTATGAATACTCCTCCAACAACATTGACGAAGATTTAGCAAAGCTGGAAGCCGAAAAAAGCCAGCTGGTCACCGAATCGAATTTGATTGATGACCAAATCAAGCAGCTGACCTACCTGCAAAGTGTTTCAGCCTCGACGTCCAGCACCAGTACTCCTGTATTTGGGGATGGGTCCAGCAGCAGGAATGATTCGAACGACCTGATGAACGTCTCGATTGAAAAAGAAATCTATGACAAGCAGCGCGAAAAAGGCCGTGTCGAAGCGGAGATTGAGAAATATGAAGATTTGATTGATTCGTATGAAGGCAGCGATGAGCTTGGCAAGAACAGTGAAGTCTCTGGTACAGTAAAGCAGGTCAATTACGAACTGAAAAATCCAATCGTCACCATCATTTCCGACAAGCCGAAGGTAGAAGGCACTTTCAGCGAACGGGACTTGAAGAAGGTTGAGGAAGGCATGAAAGTGTACGTACAATCCGACTTGTTAAAGGGGAAGGTTGCCGGCACATTGACCAAGATCGCCGACTATCCGGAAACAGACCCGTCCGTGAAAAAAGAAAGCTATTACCCTTTTGAAATTACGCTAAATGAAGAGACCGAGGAAAAGATCATCAAAGGATCTCACGTGGAGGTCAGTGTCATCACAGACCAGGTGAAGAACGCTGCCACAATACCGGAAAAAGCCATTGAAAAGGGCAAGAAGAACAGTTATATTTACGTCCTGAATGAAACAGGCGAAGTCGAGAAGCGCAAGATCAGCAAAGGCCTGCAGCTTGGCGGCAAAACCGAACTTAAAAAAGGCGCCAAACCGGGAGAGCTGGTCGTCCAAAAACCAGAAAACGTCCAGGAAGAAAATAACCCATTCTTCAGCAAGCTGAACATTGACTCACTGAAGAAAAAGACATTCAGGGATGAAAGCAAACGCACAATATTCAAGCATATAATGGTGGGATTCTTTAAATGACAGATGCCTGTTACTGCCCGGAAATTTGTTGAAATTATAAAAAGGTAAAAAGGAACGTTATACACGTTCCTTTTTGTTTATTAGTGGCTTATCGTTACCGATTGATTGGTTCTAAAAAATAGGAATGTTTGGTCATCGCCCAAGAGAAACCACGAAAAAGAGCGAGAAATACTTAAGCGGGAAGGAAGTCAGTGATGAATGATTACGATTTTCTTATATCAAAATGGAACCACATTCTAAATAAAGTTGAAAACAATAATGGAAAGGTCTATCCCATCGAAATTGGAGAAAAGGCAAATCCTCAGGAAATCAGAGTAAAAGAAAAAGAAATAGGCTATCAACTGCCTCCCTCTTATAAGGCAGTGCTTCAGGATTTGGGAAAATCGCTTTCGTTTTACTATTCTTTTTCTGATGATACGATGATTCCGGATGAATTCAGGGAGATTTTTTCCGGAGAGATCCAGTGGGATATCGACCTTCTTCAGAGCCTGGATTCTCTGGCGGATGATTTAATTGAGGATGGAGTCGATTATGGAAAGAATCTTCGGGGGAAGCTCGAATTTTCCCATTCAGGCAATGGGGATATCTACGCGTTTGATATGTCTGCCGAAGGTGAAGAAAAGCCCGTCATATACTGGGACCATGAAGAGGACACGATCACCTGTATCGCTGACTCTTTTACCGATTACTTGAATAAGATTACAGAGCTGAATTGTGTCGGAAGCGAGAAGTGGCAGTTCGAGCATTTTTTAAATGAAAGAGGTTTGGAGACTGAGAGTTCCAGCGCCATCAGGTGGAAGCAATGGTTTGATTCATTCGCGGAGACTAAGTTAAGTGATATTAAAACCGATATGGATCAGCTTATTGCTTTTATTATGTATCGCAAGAGACTAGATGAAGAAACAATACAAGCGTTGCAGGTCTTTGATAAAAAAGTATTATTTGATTCTCTTACAGAAAAACTTGATCAGTATAATACATATCTTGAAAAAAGAGTCGTTTGCAAAATGATTGGTAAAGGTTTAGGGAGTTATGCTGAAAAATGGGTCAAAGGCTTATGGGAAGAGCAGCAGGGTCGATTGGATACTAGATTAAGAGCATATTTGACCGCGCGATGCATGCCTGAAGGCGAAGGGCTTGAACTCGTTTTTCAACAGCTTGGTCAAGAAAATGATAGAAAGATATCCGGGTATGACGCACTTTCCCATTTAGGTTCCTTTCATTCAAGAAGGGTCATCCATTGGATGGAGGAGCGTGTGAGATTCCCAGTAACAGAGGGGTGGGACAGCTTGTTCAGTAAGTCTAATCCTGCCTGGGATGACATAAAAAGATGGACAGAGTTGGAAGAAAAACATGAAGTAGCCATCGTACATGCACTAGAGGTTTTTGTTAGAGAAGGCAGAGCCATATCCATACAAGGATTGCCGCCAAGAAAAGAATTCAAAAACTTTCTGCTTAATTTAAAAAGCAAGCAAAAACTGCGAAGACGAACCGAAGCTTTAGAATATGTAAAACAAAATATTTAACACAGTGCCTGTCACCGCCTTTTACAAGTGCAGTAAGCAAGTTCAGTTAGAAAGCATTGAGAAATATAGAATTGCAGAGGAACGTTACCCTAACGTTCCTTTTTTGTACCCTCGAAAGGTATCTGTCATCACCTGAAGTTTGCCGAGAGGCTTAATGTTCGGCAGGAAGAAGGAGAATGAGGATAAATGAAGAATAAATAATCAGTTTGAACACAACTTTAAATAAAGGAAGGTAACAGGGATGTTGGGTGCACTTGGATTTGCGGCATTTTTATTTTTTTCAGTTTTACTTTATCAATTAGTGAAGAACAGGGAGAAGATTAAAAAAGTCAGCTATAAAAACAGGTCGATTGTAGTTATAGTCTTCGTTTGTCTATTGTTATTCTCCGCATCGGCAGTTTACTATGCAGGAAACTGGGTGGCTGGTTTTATTGGGAATGAATCAATGAAACTTCCATTCCACATCATATGGACACTTATAATTGTTGTAATAACTTCGAGGATATGGGAGTTGCTGTTAACAAGAGTCAAGCGAGATTCGGGAATCGCATAGGTGCCTGTAATAATCGGCGGGTCTATCTTGCTGTTTTGCAACATATCCCAGTTGTTAATGTCCTCAAGCATAAAAAAGCAGAGGGGAACGGTCCCCCTGCTTCAGTTCAGCTGTGTAGTGACAATGTTATTGATCAGCCATTTACCATTCTGCAGTACGAATTCGGCTGTATAGTATAGATTGTTTTCCTGTGACTGGGTCAGTTTGTAATCGGTGTCGCTTGTTCTTGTCAGGTCGGAACGGAAGTCATAGGAATATCTGGATGGTGCTTCATCAGAAACAAGGTATAGCCCATCGGGTTTTTCGGCAACCAAGTCCTCCAAGTGTTTCTTCAGGAAATCTCCCGTAGCAATGTCAGCAAAATTCTTGTTGATCTCTTCCAGGCTTTTATAGGTTTTGAACTTCCGGTCAGGTGCATCAGCTGCATCCTTGAAGAT
This DNA window, taken from Mesobacillus boroniphilus, encodes the following:
- a CDS encoding efflux RND transporter periplasmic adaptor subunit is translated as MKKKTAILASAGIIFVSANLFLALKDDSKAVRSSYINKWTAVGKDNLTETLHAAGVVIPEDEHQVYYNDDDGEFKGFLVKEGDKVDNGTPLYEYSSNNIDEDLAKLEAEKSQLVTESNLIDDQIKQLTYLQSVSASTSSTSTPVFGDGSSSRNDSNDLMNVSIEKEIYDKQREKGRVEAEIEKYEDLIDSYEGSDELGKNSEVSGTVKQVNYELKNPIVTIISDKPKVEGTFSERDLKKVEEGMKVYVQSDLLKGKVAGTLTKIADYPETDPSVKKESYYPFEITLNEETEEKIIKGSHVEVSVITDQVKNAATIPEKAIEKGKKNSYIYVLNETGEVEKRKISKGLQLGGKTELKKGAKPGELVVQKPENVQEENNPFFSKLNIDSLKKKTFRDESKRTIFKHIMVGFFK
- a CDS encoding SMI1/KNR4 family protein, yielding MNDYDFLISKWNHILNKVENNNGKVYPIEIGEKANPQEIRVKEKEIGYQLPPSYKAVLQDLGKSLSFYYSFSDDTMIPDEFREIFSGEIQWDIDLLQSLDSLADDLIEDGVDYGKNLRGKLEFSHSGNGDIYAFDMSAEGEEKPVIYWDHEEDTITCIADSFTDYLNKITELNCVGSEKWQFEHFLNERGLETESSSAIRWKQWFDSFAETKLSDIKTDMDQLIAFIMYRKRLDEETIQALQVFDKKVLFDSLTEKLDQYNTYLEKRVVCKMIGKGLGSYAEKWVKGLWEEQQGRLDTRLRAYLTARCMPEGEGLELVFQQLGQENDRKISGYDALSHLGSFHSRRVIHWMEERVRFPVTEGWDSLFSKSNPAWDDIKRWTELEEKHEVAIVHALEVFVREGRAISIQGLPPRKEFKNFLLNLKSKQKLRRRTEALEYVKQNI